The following proteins are co-located in the Megalobrama amblycephala isolate DHTTF-2021 linkage group LG12, ASM1881202v1, whole genome shotgun sequence genome:
- the si:dkey-183p4.10 gene encoding uncharacterized protein si:dkey-183p4.10 isoform X3, with amino-acid sequence MEQNIADFMKDAFPETSFEDLHFDEDSATAHSVNIPQNEPDMEDDNSHKESSGSESDIDFEWTNREEETKNCSENNRNFSFDEQSMKAGSVLCGSCDDDTDENKTQTQNQQLSLHDEECRENEVKIHQMNKEQAEDVSELEIVLPKVTHYDLETVSTETTSYLLSYQMVDTPENESSTSKEDRLELGSTEEHVLQHAPDDNMLDCFSAIKSTLQDCPAASMEVQSADEMREFTEEDHENHEREEEGLAEYPSDLSQSDSGDSSEGHEGGQPNHMDTKLDEVQVVDLGCSYEIKNNLEEPPLSYKVVTSRDDDVQRKDECMDPADMLTYVQNEDLDVETPGKSDVDILFQTKQDSIGDDEYNSEILNTGESSDFGISANFQFNSSESYMNEHPDYDSDISSDDDYCKSQEETPDFTFHTFSEEKNTALMKQEHNFTKDFATDLNSIEHGVVDVVVTDSQKELCDVEGFSSIPASPEAGMEGSSETYSSENRSVSESHPLEVISVKPDENNKEHNSEHSEVSDIGENINTLLPGTFWTLMDDHNLKLDEYDWDINGEEVICDEEDDLQEELENDGEETERDWEKEKARIEAFNRFYQPAEGEENKGRIHKVTFCLDLESSHYEVDSDSEEELSTKGCISELHPPESSSVKKEQSNKEDSREPSEVSYTENISALLVDEEMNLDEYDHDINVEEFYKMNSSKEICDDEDDFLEKLKNEIERDMKQEQARTDRYYEEFVKEAQKEADRTHRIMFRLNQQSSQNEEDNDSSEQESNSEDDTLQKTEDQSDSDEPQNRRLYARQKFLPKGLQKADKQLKEHPKRNKCVVLLRSVLAVSLATVVGLLSYCWVTDSLDWIY; translated from the exons ATGGAGCAAAACATTGCGGATTTTATGAAGGACGCATTCCCAG agACAAGCTTTGAGGATCTACACTTTGACGAAGACAGTGCAACAGCACACAGTGTTAACATACCTCAAAATGAGCCAGACATGGAGGACGACAACAGTCACAAAGAATCCAGTGGATCTGAGTCTGACATAGATTTCGAGTGGACAAATAGGGAAGAGGAAACTAAGAACTGTTCTGAAAACAATAGGAACTTCTCGTTTGATGAACAAAGCATGAAGGCAGGATCTGTGCTCTGTGGTTCATGTGATGATGATACAGATGAAAATAAGACACAAACCCAAAACCAGCAATTAAGCTTGCATGATGAGGAATGCAGAGAGAATGAAGTCAAAATACATCAAATGAACAAGGAACAAGCTGAAGATGTCAGTGAGTTGGAAATAGTTCTTCCAAAAGTAACTCACTATGACCTGGAAACAGTGAGCACTGAGACCACATCATATCTACTGTCTTACCAGATGGTGGACACACCTGAAAATGAGAGCTCAACGTCCAAAGAGGATAGATTGGAGCTTGGCAGCACTGAGGAACATGTCCTTCAGCATGCACCAGATGATAATATGCTTGATTGTTTTAGTGCCATAAAGTCAACATTGCAAGATTGTCCAGCCGCATCAATGGAGGTCCAGTCTGCGGATGAGATGAGAGAGTTTACAGAAGAAGATCATGAAAATCATGAAAGAGAAGAGGAAGGATTAGCAGAGTACCCCTCTGATTTGTCTCAAAGTGATAGTGGGGACAGCAGTGAAGGTCATGAGGGTGGACAACCCAACCACATGGACACCAAGCTAGATGAGGTGCAGGTTGTAGACCTGGGCTGTTCCTATGAGATAAAGAACAACTTAGAAGAACCTCCACTGAGTTACAAAGTTGTAACTTCAAGGGATGATGATGTTCAAAGGAAAGATGAATGTATGGATCCTGCAGACATGCTCACTTATGTCCAGAATGAGGATCTGGATGTGGAGACACCTGGGAAATCTGATGTTGACATATTGTTCCAGACAAAGCAGGACAGTATTGGAGATGATGAATATAACAGTGAGATTTTAAACACCGGGGAAAGTTCTGATTTTGGAATCTCTGCAAATTTCCAATTCAATTCCAGTGAATCTTACATGAATGAGCACCCTGACTATGATAGTGATATCAGCAGTGATGATGACTACTGCAAGAGCCAAGAAGAAACCCCTGATTTCACTTTCCATACATTCTCAGAGGAAAAAAACACAGCTCTCATGAAACAAGAGCACAACTTTACGAAAGACTTTGCTACAGATTTGAACAGCATTGAACATGGTGTAGTGGATGTGGTGGTCACAGACAGTCAGAAGGAGTTATGTGATGTAGAAGGTTTTTCAAGCATTCCAGCATCTCCTGAAGCAGGAATGGAGGGTTCTTCTGAGACATACTCATCTGAAAACAGAAGCGTGAGCGAGTCACATCCATTAGAGGTCATTTCAGTCAAACCAGACGAGAACAACAAAGAACATAACAGTGAACACTCAGAAGTTTCAGATATTGGTGAAAATATCAACACTTTGCTACCTGGGACATTTTGGACCTTGATGGATGATCACAATCTGAAGCTTGACGAATATGACTGGGACATTAATGGAGAAGAGGTGATCTGTGATGAAGAGGACGATTTACAGGAAGAGCTGGAGAATGATGGGGAGGAGACTGAGAGGGACTGGGAGAAAGAAAAAGCCAGAATTGAAGCATTTAACAGATTCTACCAGCCCGCCGAAGGCGAGGAAAACAAAG GTAGAATCCACAAAGTGACGTTTTGTTTGGATCTAGAATCCTCTCATTATGAGGTGGATAGTGACAG TGAAGAGGAACTGAGCACAAAAGGTTGCATCAGTGAGTTGCATCCTCCAGAGTCAAGTTCAGTTAAAAAAGAACAAAGCAACAAGGAAGACAGCCGTGAACCCTCAGAAGTTTCATACACTGAAAATATTAGTGCCCTTCTGGTGGATGAGGAAATGAATCTTGATGAATATGACCATGACATTAATGTTGAAGAGTTCTATAAAATGAACTCAAGTAAGGAGATCTGTGATGATGAGGATGATTTCTTGGAGAAGCTGAAAAATGAAATCGAGAGGGACATGAAGCAGGAACAAGCAAGAACTGACAGATACTacgaggagtttgttaaagagGCGCAAAAAGAGG CAGACAGGACCCACAGAATTATGTTTAGGCTGAATCAACAATCTTCTCAAAATGAGGAAGATAATGATAG CAGTGAACAGGAATCAAACTCAGAAGATGACACTCTCCAGAAGACTGAG GACCAAAGTGATTCTGATGAACCACAAAACAGACGTTTATACGCAAGGCAAAAATTTTTACCAAAGGGCTTACAAAAGGCAGACAAGCAGCTGAAGGAACACCCCAAAAGAAATAAG
- the si:dkey-183p4.10 gene encoding uncharacterized protein si:dkey-183p4.10 isoform X6 gives MEQNIADFMKDAFPETSFEDLHFDEDSATAHSVNIPQNEPDMEDDNSHKESSGSESDIDFEWTNREEETKNCSENNRNFSFDEQSMKAGSVLCGSCDDDTDENKTQTQNQQLSLHDEECRENEVKIHQMNKEQAEDVSELEIVLPKVTHYDLETVSTETTSYLLSYQMVDTPENESSTSKEDRLELGSTEEHVLQHAPDDNMLDCFSAIKSTLQDCPAASMEVQSADEMREFTEEDHENHEREEEGLAEYPSDLSQSDSGDSSEGHEGGQPNHMDTKLDEVQVVDLGCSYEIKNNLEEPPLSYKVVTSRDDDVQRKDECMDPADMLTYVQNEDLDVETPGKSDVDILFQTKQDSIGDDEYNSEILNTGESSDFGISANFQFNSSESYMNEHPDYDSDISSDDDYCKSQEETPDFTFHTFSEEKNTALMKQEHNFTKDFATDLNSIEHGVVDVVVTDSQKELCDVEGFSSIPASPEAGMEGSSETYSSENRSVSESHPLEVISVKPDENNKEHNSEHSEVSDIGENINTLLPGTFWTLMDDHNLKLDEYDWDINGEEVICDEEDDLQEELENDGEETERDWEKEKARIEAFNRFYQPAEGEENKGRIHKVTFCLDLESSHYEVDSDSSEEELSTKGCISELHPPESSSVKKEQSNKEDSREPSEVSYTENISALLVDEEMNLDEYDHDINVEEFYKMNSSKEICDDEDDFLEKLKNEIERDMKQEQARTDRYYEEFVKEAQKEDFRLVNLHFTLPCSSEQESNSEDDTLQKTEDQSDSDEPQNRRLYARQKFLPKGLQKADKQLKEHPKRNKCVVLLRSVLAVSLATVVGLLSYCWVTDSLDWIY, from the exons ATGGAGCAAAACATTGCGGATTTTATGAAGGACGCATTCCCAG agACAAGCTTTGAGGATCTACACTTTGACGAAGACAGTGCAACAGCACACAGTGTTAACATACCTCAAAATGAGCCAGACATGGAGGACGACAACAGTCACAAAGAATCCAGTGGATCTGAGTCTGACATAGATTTCGAGTGGACAAATAGGGAAGAGGAAACTAAGAACTGTTCTGAAAACAATAGGAACTTCTCGTTTGATGAACAAAGCATGAAGGCAGGATCTGTGCTCTGTGGTTCATGTGATGATGATACAGATGAAAATAAGACACAAACCCAAAACCAGCAATTAAGCTTGCATGATGAGGAATGCAGAGAGAATGAAGTCAAAATACATCAAATGAACAAGGAACAAGCTGAAGATGTCAGTGAGTTGGAAATAGTTCTTCCAAAAGTAACTCACTATGACCTGGAAACAGTGAGCACTGAGACCACATCATATCTACTGTCTTACCAGATGGTGGACACACCTGAAAATGAGAGCTCAACGTCCAAAGAGGATAGATTGGAGCTTGGCAGCACTGAGGAACATGTCCTTCAGCATGCACCAGATGATAATATGCTTGATTGTTTTAGTGCCATAAAGTCAACATTGCAAGATTGTCCAGCCGCATCAATGGAGGTCCAGTCTGCGGATGAGATGAGAGAGTTTACAGAAGAAGATCATGAAAATCATGAAAGAGAAGAGGAAGGATTAGCAGAGTACCCCTCTGATTTGTCTCAAAGTGATAGTGGGGACAGCAGTGAAGGTCATGAGGGTGGACAACCCAACCACATGGACACCAAGCTAGATGAGGTGCAGGTTGTAGACCTGGGCTGTTCCTATGAGATAAAGAACAACTTAGAAGAACCTCCACTGAGTTACAAAGTTGTAACTTCAAGGGATGATGATGTTCAAAGGAAAGATGAATGTATGGATCCTGCAGACATGCTCACTTATGTCCAGAATGAGGATCTGGATGTGGAGACACCTGGGAAATCTGATGTTGACATATTGTTCCAGACAAAGCAGGACAGTATTGGAGATGATGAATATAACAGTGAGATTTTAAACACCGGGGAAAGTTCTGATTTTGGAATCTCTGCAAATTTCCAATTCAATTCCAGTGAATCTTACATGAATGAGCACCCTGACTATGATAGTGATATCAGCAGTGATGATGACTACTGCAAGAGCCAAGAAGAAACCCCTGATTTCACTTTCCATACATTCTCAGAGGAAAAAAACACAGCTCTCATGAAACAAGAGCACAACTTTACGAAAGACTTTGCTACAGATTTGAACAGCATTGAACATGGTGTAGTGGATGTGGTGGTCACAGACAGTCAGAAGGAGTTATGTGATGTAGAAGGTTTTTCAAGCATTCCAGCATCTCCTGAAGCAGGAATGGAGGGTTCTTCTGAGACATACTCATCTGAAAACAGAAGCGTGAGCGAGTCACATCCATTAGAGGTCATTTCAGTCAAACCAGACGAGAACAACAAAGAACATAACAGTGAACACTCAGAAGTTTCAGATATTGGTGAAAATATCAACACTTTGCTACCTGGGACATTTTGGACCTTGATGGATGATCACAATCTGAAGCTTGACGAATATGACTGGGACATTAATGGAGAAGAGGTGATCTGTGATGAAGAGGACGATTTACAGGAAGAGCTGGAGAATGATGGGGAGGAGACTGAGAGGGACTGGGAGAAAGAAAAAGCCAGAATTGAAGCATTTAACAGATTCTACCAGCCCGCCGAAGGCGAGGAAAACAAAG GTAGAATCCACAAAGTGACGTTTTGTTTGGATCTAGAATCCTCTCATTATGAGGTGGATAGTGACAG CAGTGAAGAGGAACTGAGCACAAAAGGTTGCATCAGTGAGTTGCATCCTCCAGAGTCAAGTTCAGTTAAAAAAGAACAAAGCAACAAGGAAGACAGCCGTGAACCCTCAGAAGTTTCATACACTGAAAATATTAGTGCCCTTCTGGTGGATGAGGAAATGAATCTTGATGAATATGACCATGACATTAATGTTGAAGAGTTCTATAAAATGAACTCAAGTAAGGAGATCTGTGATGATGAGGATGATTTCTTGGAGAAGCTGAAAAATGAAATCGAGAGGGACATGAAGCAGGAACAAGCAAGAACTGACAGATACTacgaggagtttgttaaagagGCGCAAAAAGAGG ATTTCAGATTGGTAAATTTGCATTTTACATTGCCTTGCAGCAGTGAACAGGAATCAAACTCAGAAGATGACACTCTCCAGAAGACTGAG GACCAAAGTGATTCTGATGAACCACAAAACAGACGTTTATACGCAAGGCAAAAATTTTTACCAAAGGGCTTACAAAAGGCAGACAAGCAGCTGAAGGAACACCCCAAAAGAAATAAG